ATTAGACTGTTCCAATTAAATCCATCATACAAACTGAAACAGTCACATAAATGATACCAATAACCAAATCATAGCCACTCATTATTCTGACATAGTGCTTCAAGGCTGGTACTGGTAAAGTATACTGTCCAGTATGCATTTGCATGATCTGCATAACTGGCATGGTTCATGCTTCAAACTTTAAGAAAAGGTTGAAGTGAGAAACAACAAGAAAACAGGTTATGTAATATTCAAACATTaaacttacaagaaaaaatcaTCATTCTTGGTTGTCTAGGAATCATCTGTAGATACTTTGCATGAGTATATATGGATGGGGTAGAGTATAGAGCATCGACACGCCCATTCTAGAAAGCCAATtagaacccaaaaaataaaaataaaaacagaaaataaaaagaaggatgTGAAATGATGAGGCAAAATTTACTGACACAAGAAAAATtcaacatgagagagagagagagagaagaaggaagatacatgtaaaaactaaaacttattttagaATGGCATGTATTCATGAGATGGAACTATTAACTCATTTAGCAGGACTGTAACAAGTTTAATTAACTTTAAACCCTTATGGCCGAACCTCAATAATTATGTGTAAAGAAATGGGACATATAAAACGAAAATTCTGGCACAGCTTTTAAGATTATATCCTGCACATTTTATCAATCCTAATAAGTTTGAGACTGACATAATACAGGCCAAAATTGAGTGCAATGGCATATTCCAAATGCTATAATTCTATATTTTAATATGAATATAATACAATATAAAGTATTTCAACTAGGTCAAACCTCTGTACCTGCCATTTATTCTTCAGATTTAACCTAAATCACGTTTGAATTTTCCAACCAAGTAACAAATCAATGCTTCCTCAATTCTTactgttagaattatggttaagtgattaaattcatcactTCCTAAAAGTTTAAATCTTTGAGAGAATTTCTCAATTCTTactgttagaattatggttaagtgattaaattcatcatttcctaaAAGTTTAAATCTTTGAGAGAATTGCTAATTTAACATGGCATTAGAGTAGGAAATCTAGAATTCAATTCCCTTCTTTATTCTatctcccatttaaaatgttaaaaatctcACATGTTGGGCCCCCACTTATTAAGAGGAAGTTTAAGCCCACGTGTGAGgagggggagagttagaattacggttaagtgattaaattcattatttttcttttgggagAATTAGTAATTTAACACTCACCTTTTAGTAGATAGCCAACATTATTCCATAAATTATTACCAACAGCCTTTATTAGAAATACAATACATTTTAGTTCGAATGAGTATCTTATCATctaattttcctttctttaataGACATGAGACATGCATATTAATCACAGAGATTATTACTTAAACAATGAGTCTGTCAAACAATCCTCAATTTAAGGACTTCGTAGAGACTTGAAAGGCATAAgattatgatgatgatggaaAAACAATCTGAAACCATCTTTGCAGTTTTAACAATCAGTCACCTTGTTGACATAATGAATGAGTTTGTCCATCTGTCGAAACCATGTGTGCACATACTGATACTTAAAATCTGTTCCCATCCACATTATATAACTTGTTCGAGTTATAttaaactgaaaagaaaaaattgcaaatagCAACTATCAGAGGCCCTTGTAAATGAGAAAAGATAATTACTTTTGATGCTTAATTGGAGTTCATGTTCATAAAAAGTGACTCTATATTCTTTAAGAACAAGCCACATTGCTTTGGCCACAATCCATTGTCATATTGATGCATAAGGGACATCTCCTGAAATAGCTGTAACTCCGATAGATAATTTAGAATTATCGTAATTTTGCACTTCCAGAAAATCAAAAGGAGCACTAAAACATGACAAGgcagactcaaacttatggtgCAACACCTACGCAGAGTACAAGGTTGAAAAGCCTTTAGCTTCTTCTATTGATTAGCAGCGTGATTGGAagcaaaaataacaattttttttaggattatcattatatttttgtttatttatttattttttttatatatcactatatttttgttaaagaaTTACATTTAcctaatattttaaataacaatacttATTAGTGTTCGCTTCTTCCCATTTCATTCATTATTGCTttaaactcccaaaaaaaatggacttttcattcatttcattaAAGCTCCCACAGAAaggaaataaatattataaaatattattttcatgctTTTCTATTCCTTTCCTCGCTGTTCATGCTAAGTTAGGATGAGAATGGAGATAATTGTGAGGAAGTGAAGCAGCCATGATTTTTAAGTAAAAGTACATTGTGCTTGACTTGTTTTGCTTTTTTACGAAAGTGTAGGAGAGAGCACACGCAGTACTTCAAGAGAAGCCCTCATTTACCGTGAGGTCTAGCTTCAAATGCGGATAATGGGGTAAATTTTAGTATGTTATCAAATATTCATATAAAAAGTGATACTATAAAATATAccatattatataaatataaaacagataaacaaaaaatcaagaaatttgtTTATTAGATTATTATCGTGATACTAATCATATTTGATGATGCCGTAATATCACCAGTGAGCAACACAATCCACGCTCACTCCCGCTaacaacctgcaagaagaaaaaGTGATCTCGCCgtgggcaccggtgtggtgtcgaccaaataccctccgacggTCAAATTAGAActgttctcaactctagagtgctagagagggtaaattatgcgtaccttgatttgcgagggtattgaagcttttatagtagaagaaagTCGGCTTCCCTTCCTTGGACtaaaagtcttttccttatgggaCTCTTCCTCTAACAATCCCAAGCGTGATGGACAAATATTTCCTTGTAGAGTGGGTTTTTTCATTAAGGCGGATCTTCTAGAATTATCTTTGTGCGAACATCCTGATTTTCCTAGGATTCCCTCGGATTCCAAACGTGTACACCAAGTATTTTAAGTGACGCTAAGTCCTCGGCCCATGCTTAATATTGGCCCATGAGTCcgaatccgtcaggcccaatgtTCCGCGATTTCTTATCCCTTCAATATTAATTAGTGGtcaattttataacattttttggtAGAATCGACAATACCAAATTTTTCATAGATTAGATGAGAGAAAGTAGAGTAATTTCGACTTATGATGTTATGATGTGTATACATACttcaaaaaattgttaaatatattGTGTAATAACATTGGTAATATCTTATCCTTTATCACTCGCCAACACAAAAGTAACTCCACTTAAGGTcctctcaataaaataaataaataaaaacaaaccaaaaaaaaaaatcttattaatcTCAATTAAATGGGAGTTAACTTTATGGATTATATTTGAATTAATCGGGATACCTAACAAAACAATTGCTTATCCATAAACTAACGGTGCATTTGGTTAGGGAAAATTCGGGGATGAAAAATAGGTGAGAAAAACGTAAGGAAAAAATGGTACGAGGGCATGTTTAGTTGaggggagaaaatgagagagatttTAATGGGGCCAAGAGTTTTCTTCTCGAAGCCAACATTTGGGGTGATTTTAGAGCCTCACCGATTTGGGGAGGAAATTGGGGAAAGATAGGAGATTAGATATAAATTTACCCATTTGCCCCTCTCTTTCCTtccatcttttctttctttcttttttccttcttttttagtaacatttaattttttttcctaaatattagtttttcttttcttaaaaaaataatgccaCATTAACACctcaatattaaaaataaaaataaaaacacatgagaaaaataaataaaatgataatatttttagagagaataaataaaatgaatgatgaaatactattttggtccttaaactttaccaaaattttttttttttttcatccctaaactttaagaagTTCGTAGtccctaaattattgaaaagcTTGTCTTTcatctctaaactattgaaaatatttaactttttgtccttcaattttaaaaaagatcttttttatccctaaattattgaaaaaaaattaattttttaatccttattTGTGTCTCTAagctattataaaaaatataaataaataaaaaataaaaactatttacaaagtttaaggatgaaaaataactttttaaagtttaggaacGAAAACAAGcttttgataaattttagagagcaaaatattattttacccCAAAATGAACttgaaaaaactcaagtttcttttaaattttcattcgCTTTGGTATTGTTTGTTGGTATTTGGTAATCTAATTCAAAATATTCTAGGCCTGTGACCAGATCAACTCTTGATTAGTAATCATAACTAAATCTTTTTAATTAAACATTGGAAATAGTAGGAGAATTGGAGAAGGTCCCACTCAAAGTAGCAAAGATTTAAAGTGAGACTGTGGGATGTGTTGGATTTCACCATTACAAACATAAGCACGCCAAAAAACAGATTTGCATGTTTGCATAGGATATGAATGAGTTTTAAGACTTAAAGGATCCGTTTGGTTGGGGAGATTTTAAGGGCAATGAAAAAGAGGAAGATAAAAGTAGAGAGAAAATGGTTTATgtgggtgtttggttggagagaaaagaGGAGGGAAAATTGGTGAGGCTTGGGTGTCTTCTTCTCAGATCCaccaaaattctctctctccaatttgggaAGAAAATAGAGGAGAGAAAAATAGTTGTGGTCAAATGACTAATCCACCCCTCCTCCTACATGTtgattggtgtttttttttttttttggcatggattttcctttttaataaacATGGGTgattgccatttttttttttttttgcatcattttttataaatgcatattagtaaatttatacaaattcatttttctttcctcccaattttcttctcaaccaaacaaaattttttttttgtccctccAATTTTCCActtctaaataaatttttttgttttaatcttttatccttccattttcattttccttccaaCTTTAGGTACTcacaaccaaccaaaaaaaaaaaaagtcagaatCACCTATAAGAATCCCAAGAGCGCTTGATTaggttaaaaacttaaaatcaaGGACAAGAAATAACGTTCCTGATTCTAGTCATGATAATAATTAGGGCTATAAATGAATCAAGTCGTTCGTAAATAGCTCGTGCTTGGCTCGATAAAAAACTCGttcatgtttatttgtttataaacaagtcaAGGTTAAGCTTTAGTTTTaagcttgtttaataaacaagctgAGCCcgagtaaaaaatattgttcatgaacaagctcGTGAACACCAAGACTCAATATGTAATAAAACAAGTTGAGCTTAGGcttattttttagtttggtaataaaatttatatgagCTTGACAAGTAAACTCATATCCTTCTAAAACTTATAAGTTGAGACTGCTCATCCAAACCAAATAGCCTAGATAATAAACTTGATGTAGGCTTGATAATATACTTGTGTtggatctcaagctcaaaaacATGATATTGAGCTTGAGTTTGGGCTTGATATTGAGTtcaagcttggcttgactaataaatcaagccaagccaagccaagccgaGCTTAAGCATTTATACTTTACGAAAAGCTCAAACTTGAACATTATTTGTAGACTCGTATCAAGTTCAAGCCAAATTTGAACATTCTACTTTTTGTATCGAGTAGAACTTGAACATTCACTACTTGACAAATCTCAGCTCGTTTACGGCCCTAAATTAATAATCAAGGAGTAAGTACCTACAATATACGAGAAAGACTaacaatttttcttatttttgtcaGTGATGTGTGTTGGGCTTGAACCCCTCTCTCATgtaaccctaattttttttgttttcttttggtaTATATACGACTATTACACATTATGACATTAGTATATTACTGTGTTTCACGTTTGGGAGCAAGCCGAgagccaaaaagaagaagaacaagaacgATGGAACTGGAAGGAAGCAGAAGTTATGATTCTCTCCCATATGAAATCATCCTCTGTATATTCTCACTGCTTCCACTGGATTGTGTGTTCAGATTGAAGTGCGTTTGTAAGGCATGGTCTGTGTTAATCAGCGACTTTGGAGCTTTACACTTAAAGCGCTTAAGGGAAACATCTCGTGGGATCATCTGCTTGAACACCCATCGTATTTCTGATGATACGATTTCCTTTCAAATACGTTCTTTACAAATAGGAGGTGGTTTTAAGACTTTGATTACAAAAGAGATATCTAGATCTACAATCCACCCAAGCTTTTTCAAAATCGGCAGTATATATTCCTTGAACGGTTTGATCTGCTTGAGCGATGGTCACGATTTTCATGTATGTAATCCCACTACCAGAGAGTTTGTTACCCTACCAGTTTGTTATCCCAGTCCTCCTGATACTTGGAGGAATTTTAAGTTAATTGGATTTGGATATTGTCCTTTAACAAAGCAATATAGAGTCCTGAACATCTTCCAAGATAATCGTGGAAGTGGGCAGAGAATTTCTGAATTGAAGGCTGCAATAATAACGGTGGGTCATTCGAATTCATGGAGGATCGTTGACATTCCAACTTCCTACGCTTTTTTTGACTCAACAATCTATTTTAATGGCACTTTATATTGGATGAATAATCATTCTCTTGGGAAATATCTTCATATTACAGCATTTGATGTCAGTGAAGAAACATTCCAAATAATCAGTCTACCTCCAAAACTAGAAGATGTATACTCTTCAAAGTGTCTGGCAGAATATGAAGGgaggttgtgtttggttgactTCGTCCCATTCCCTGAGGAATGTTTAGAGATGTATACCATGTTTGAGAATCATCAATGGGTATTTCGATTTAGAGTCCTTTTTGAGGATTTTCAACGAGCTGATGCTTATGACTTATATCAAGAGATTGTATCATGCCTCAAGTTAGGGAAAATACTAGTATTTTCAAGCTTCACACttaaaaaatggtatttttatGATATCAAAAGCAAAGCTCTTGAATTTGTTGACCTTAGAAGCACTCCTCCTGATGCTTGGTTTCGAGGTGCTTGTCCTTTTGAGAAAGCTTCACCCCTATATGCAAGGGCTAAGCATGTAtgaattatttataagttttagtAGCATGTGTCCTAAAGGCATatattagtaaactatttttaaaaaaaaatttatgaaaaaataaaaaaagtgattagCTGTCATATACATGCTCAAGTCCCCAAAACCAAACTATTTTGtcctttaatttatataaaacataagaaaaataaatttattctcAAGAATTGTGCAACATCTATGAATTACATGCCCAACTCCGTgaaattaaactattttatcttaaaaattaCCATAACTTTTTTAGTAGAATTTGTGATATGaatatagtgtgtgtgtgtttaagcGAAAAACCAAGCTATTTTGTTAGTTTAGGTACATACAAATTAAGTAAAATACTCTTATGcgagaagaaataaaaatgtgtttctttttgggttttgagtattttagtttttgtttgatAATCATGATAGTTTGACTATGTACATCTACTTATTTATTTCATGGGTTCTTATGTTCTCAAAAGT
This DNA window, taken from Quercus robur chromosome 2, dhQueRobu3.1, whole genome shotgun sequence, encodes the following:
- the LOC126701993 gene encoding putative F-box protein At1g53550 — translated: MELEGSRSYDSLPYEIILCIFSLLPLDCVFRLKCVCKAWSVLISDFGALHLKRLRETSRGIICLNTHRISDDTISFQIRSLQIGGGFKTLITKEISRSTIHPSFFKIGSIYSLNGLICLSDGHDFHVCNPTTREFVTLPVCYPSPPDTWRNFKLIGFGYCPLTKQYRVLNIFQDNRGSGQRISELKAAIITVGHSNSWRIVDIPTSYAFFDSTIYFNGTLYWMNNHSLGKYLHITAFDVSEETFQIISLPPKLEDVYSSKCLAEYEGRLCLVDFVPFPEECLEMYTMFENHQWVFRFRVLFEDFQRADAYDLYQEIVSCLKLGKILVFSSFTLKKWYFYDIKSKALEFVDLRSTPPDAWFRGACPFEKASPLYARAKHV